The Lycium barbarum isolate Lr01 chromosome 12, ASM1917538v2, whole genome shotgun sequence genome includes a region encoding these proteins:
- the LOC132621778 gene encoding protein DA1-related 1 isoform X1: MGWLEKIFGGSSHKISGGQYHGGYEGGQYHGGYDGGQYHGGYEDSTIWDGPTTSVDALSDFDKEEIDCAIALSLAEEDQKGKKVIAEEDQKAKKEIAEEDQKAKKVIESEPNLEEDKALAKALQESLNMEPPPPSPPRYDYGSLFPPLSYSFPYGYRVCAGCNAEIGHGRYLSCMGAVWHPECFRCQACNQPISDYEFSMSDNRPYHKSCYKEQHHPKCDVCKNFIPTNSAGLIEYRAHPFWLQKYCPSHENDGTPRCCSCERMEPVDARYLILDDGRKLCLECCDSAIMDTHECQPLYLEIQEFYEGLNMKVEQQIPLLLVERQALNEAMEGEKHGHHHMPETRGLCLSEEQTISTISRRPRIGGYRILDMFTEPYRLIRRCEVTAILILYGLPRLLTGSILAHEMMHAWLRLKGYPRLSPEVEEGICQVLAHMWLDSEIIAGSGSSSTSASSSASSSSSSSPSTSSKKGKRSDFEKKLGDFFKHQIESDTSAAYGDGFREGNKAVLKYGLKTTLDHMRLTGTFPC; this comes from the exons ATGGGCTGGCTTGAAAAGATATTTGGAGGTTCCTCACACAAGATCTCTGGCGGACAATATCATGGGGGGTATGAGGGTGGGCAATATCACGGGGGCTACGATGGAGGGCAATATCATGGAGGATACGAGGATAGTACAATTTGGGATGGACCAACTACTTCAGTG GATGCATTATCAGATTTTGATAAAGAAGAAATTGATTGTGCCATTGCACTTTCTCTAGCAGAAGAGGATCAGAAAGGAAAAAAAGTAATCG CAGAAGAGGATCAGAAAGCGAAAAAAGAAATCG CAGAAGAGGATCAGAAAGCGAAAAAAGTAATCG AGAGTGAACCCAACTTGGAGGAAGACAAGGCGCTCGCCAAGGCCCTTCAGGAAAGTTTGAATATGGAGCCGCCTCCACCATCACCACCTCGATATGATTATGGAAGTCTCTTTCCACCACTctcatactcatttccatatgGGTATAG GGTTTGTGCCGGTTGCAATGCTGAAATTGGTCATGGAAGATATTTAAGTTGCATGGGAGCTGTTTGGCATCCAGAGTGTTTCCGTTGTCAAGCTTGCAATCAACCAATTTCTGActatgag TTTTCGATGTCAGATAACCGTCCTTACCATAAATCATGCTACAAAGAACAGCATCACCCAAAATGTGATGTTTGCAAGAACTTT ATTCCAACAAATTCGGCTGGTCTAATTGAATATAGGGCTCATCCTTTCTGGCTTCAGAAGTATTGCCCATCACATGAAAATGATGGGACACCTCGTTGCTGCAGTTGTGAGAGAATGGAG CCCGTAGATGCCAGATATCTGATACTTGATGATGGTAGGAAGCTGTGTCTAGAGTGCTGTGACTCTGCGATAATGGACACTCATGAATGTCAACCCCTTTATCTCGAGATACAAGAATTTTATGAAGGTTTAAATATGAAAGTTGAGCAGCAAATTCCTTTGCTTCTAGTTGAAAGACAAGCATTAAATGAAGCTATGGAAGGAGAAAAGCAT GGTCATCATCACATGCCTGAGACTCGAGGACTCTGCCTGTCTGAAGAACAGACCATTAGCACT ATTTCAAGGCGGCCAAGGATTGGTGGTTATCGGATTTTGGATATGTTTACAGAACCTTACAGGTTAATTCGACGATGTGAAGTGACAGCTATTCTGATCTTGTACGGTCTTCCTAG GTTGTTGACTGGTTCAATTTTGGCTCATGAAATGATGCATGCATGGTTGAGACTTAAAG GTTATCCGAGGTTAAGTCCAGAAGTTGAAGAAGGTATATGCCAAGTATTAGCTCACATGTGGTTGGACTCTGAAATTATAGCTGGTTCTGGTAGTAGTTCAACTTCTGCATCTTCATCTGCATCCTCGTCGTCCTCTTCGTCACCATCTACTTCATCAAAGAAAGGGAAACGATCAGACTTCGAGAAGAAACTGGGTGATTTTTTCAAGCACCAGATTGAATCAGATACCTCAGCAGCTTATGGGGATGGATTCAGGGAAGGTAATAAGGCAGTGCTCAAGTACGGTCTCAAGACGACACTTGATCATATGCGGCTTACAGGAACCTTCCCGTGTTAA
- the LOC132621778 gene encoding protein DA1-related 1 isoform X7, which produces MGWLEKIFGGSSHKISGGQYHGGYEGGQYHGGYDGGQYHGGYEDSTIWDGPTTSVDALSDFDKEEIDCAIALSLAEEDQKGKKVIESEPNLEEDKALAKALQESLNMEPPPPSPPRYDYGSLFPPLSYSFPYGYRVCAGCNAEIGHGRYLSCMGAVWHPECFRCQACNQPISDYEFSMSDNRPYHKSCYKEQHHPKCDVCKNFIPTNSAGLIEYRAHPFWLQKYCPSHENDGTPRCCSCERMEPVDARYLILDDGRKLCLECCDSAIMDTHECQPLYLEIQEFYEGLNMKVEQQIPLLLVERQALNEAMEGEKHGHHHMPETRGLCLSEEQTISTISRRPRIGGYRILDMFTEPYRLIRRCEVTAILILYGLPRLLTGSILAHEMMHAWLRLKGYPRLSPEVEEGICQVLAHMWLDSEIIAGSGSSSTSASSSASSSSSSSPSTSSKKGKRSDFEKKLGDFFKHQIESDTSAAYGDGFREGNKAVLKYGLKTTLDHMRLTGTFPC; this is translated from the exons ATGGGCTGGCTTGAAAAGATATTTGGAGGTTCCTCACACAAGATCTCTGGCGGACAATATCATGGGGGGTATGAGGGTGGGCAATATCACGGGGGCTACGATGGAGGGCAATATCATGGAGGATACGAGGATAGTACAATTTGGGATGGACCAACTACTTCAGTG GATGCATTATCAGATTTTGATAAAGAAGAAATTGATTGTGCCATTGCACTTTCTCTAGCAGAAGAGGATCAGAAAGGAAAAAAAGTAATCG AGAGTGAACCCAACTTGGAGGAAGACAAGGCGCTCGCCAAGGCCCTTCAGGAAAGTTTGAATATGGAGCCGCCTCCACCATCACCACCTCGATATGATTATGGAAGTCTCTTTCCACCACTctcatactcatttccatatgGGTATAG GGTTTGTGCCGGTTGCAATGCTGAAATTGGTCATGGAAGATATTTAAGTTGCATGGGAGCTGTTTGGCATCCAGAGTGTTTCCGTTGTCAAGCTTGCAATCAACCAATTTCTGActatgag TTTTCGATGTCAGATAACCGTCCTTACCATAAATCATGCTACAAAGAACAGCATCACCCAAAATGTGATGTTTGCAAGAACTTT ATTCCAACAAATTCGGCTGGTCTAATTGAATATAGGGCTCATCCTTTCTGGCTTCAGAAGTATTGCCCATCACATGAAAATGATGGGACACCTCGTTGCTGCAGTTGTGAGAGAATGGAG CCCGTAGATGCCAGATATCTGATACTTGATGATGGTAGGAAGCTGTGTCTAGAGTGCTGTGACTCTGCGATAATGGACACTCATGAATGTCAACCCCTTTATCTCGAGATACAAGAATTTTATGAAGGTTTAAATATGAAAGTTGAGCAGCAAATTCCTTTGCTTCTAGTTGAAAGACAAGCATTAAATGAAGCTATGGAAGGAGAAAAGCAT GGTCATCATCACATGCCTGAGACTCGAGGACTCTGCCTGTCTGAAGAACAGACCATTAGCACT ATTTCAAGGCGGCCAAGGATTGGTGGTTATCGGATTTTGGATATGTTTACAGAACCTTACAGGTTAATTCGACGATGTGAAGTGACAGCTATTCTGATCTTGTACGGTCTTCCTAG GTTGTTGACTGGTTCAATTTTGGCTCATGAAATGATGCATGCATGGTTGAGACTTAAAG GTTATCCGAGGTTAAGTCCAGAAGTTGAAGAAGGTATATGCCAAGTATTAGCTCACATGTGGTTGGACTCTGAAATTATAGCTGGTTCTGGTAGTAGTTCAACTTCTGCATCTTCATCTGCATCCTCGTCGTCCTCTTCGTCACCATCTACTTCATCAAAGAAAGGGAAACGATCAGACTTCGAGAAGAAACTGGGTGATTTTTTCAAGCACCAGATTGAATCAGATACCTCAGCAGCTTATGGGGATGGATTCAGGGAAGGTAATAAGGCAGTGCTCAAGTACGGTCTCAAGACGACACTTGATCATATGCGGCTTACAGGAACCTTCCCGTGTTAA
- the LOC132621778 gene encoding protein DA1-related 1 isoform X6, which produces MGWLEKIFGGSSHKISGGQYHGGYEGGQYHGGYDGGQYHGGYEDSTIWDGPTTSVDALSDFDKEEIDCAIALSLAEEDQKGKKVIEEDQKAKKEIESEPNLEEDKALAKALQESLNMEPPPPSPPRYDYGSLFPPLSYSFPYGYRVCAGCNAEIGHGRYLSCMGAVWHPECFRCQACNQPISDYEFSMSDNRPYHKSCYKEQHHPKCDVCKNFIPTNSAGLIEYRAHPFWLQKYCPSHENDGTPRCCSCERMEPVDARYLILDDGRKLCLECCDSAIMDTHECQPLYLEIQEFYEGLNMKVEQQIPLLLVERQALNEAMEGEKHGHHHMPETRGLCLSEEQTISTISRRPRIGGYRILDMFTEPYRLIRRCEVTAILILYGLPRLLTGSILAHEMMHAWLRLKGYPRLSPEVEEGICQVLAHMWLDSEIIAGSGSSSTSASSSASSSSSSSPSTSSKKGKRSDFEKKLGDFFKHQIESDTSAAYGDGFREGNKAVLKYGLKTTLDHMRLTGTFPC; this is translated from the exons ATGGGCTGGCTTGAAAAGATATTTGGAGGTTCCTCACACAAGATCTCTGGCGGACAATATCATGGGGGGTATGAGGGTGGGCAATATCACGGGGGCTACGATGGAGGGCAATATCATGGAGGATACGAGGATAGTACAATTTGGGATGGACCAACTACTTCAGTG GATGCATTATCAGATTTTGATAAAGAAGAAATTGATTGTGCCATTGCACTTTCTCTAGCAGAAGAGGATCAGAAAGGAAAAAAAGTAATCG AAGAGGATCAGAAAGCGAAAAAAGAAATCG AGAGTGAACCCAACTTGGAGGAAGACAAGGCGCTCGCCAAGGCCCTTCAGGAAAGTTTGAATATGGAGCCGCCTCCACCATCACCACCTCGATATGATTATGGAAGTCTCTTTCCACCACTctcatactcatttccatatgGGTATAG GGTTTGTGCCGGTTGCAATGCTGAAATTGGTCATGGAAGATATTTAAGTTGCATGGGAGCTGTTTGGCATCCAGAGTGTTTCCGTTGTCAAGCTTGCAATCAACCAATTTCTGActatgag TTTTCGATGTCAGATAACCGTCCTTACCATAAATCATGCTACAAAGAACAGCATCACCCAAAATGTGATGTTTGCAAGAACTTT ATTCCAACAAATTCGGCTGGTCTAATTGAATATAGGGCTCATCCTTTCTGGCTTCAGAAGTATTGCCCATCACATGAAAATGATGGGACACCTCGTTGCTGCAGTTGTGAGAGAATGGAG CCCGTAGATGCCAGATATCTGATACTTGATGATGGTAGGAAGCTGTGTCTAGAGTGCTGTGACTCTGCGATAATGGACACTCATGAATGTCAACCCCTTTATCTCGAGATACAAGAATTTTATGAAGGTTTAAATATGAAAGTTGAGCAGCAAATTCCTTTGCTTCTAGTTGAAAGACAAGCATTAAATGAAGCTATGGAAGGAGAAAAGCAT GGTCATCATCACATGCCTGAGACTCGAGGACTCTGCCTGTCTGAAGAACAGACCATTAGCACT ATTTCAAGGCGGCCAAGGATTGGTGGTTATCGGATTTTGGATATGTTTACAGAACCTTACAGGTTAATTCGACGATGTGAAGTGACAGCTATTCTGATCTTGTACGGTCTTCCTAG GTTGTTGACTGGTTCAATTTTGGCTCATGAAATGATGCATGCATGGTTGAGACTTAAAG GTTATCCGAGGTTAAGTCCAGAAGTTGAAGAAGGTATATGCCAAGTATTAGCTCACATGTGGTTGGACTCTGAAATTATAGCTGGTTCTGGTAGTAGTTCAACTTCTGCATCTTCATCTGCATCCTCGTCGTCCTCTTCGTCACCATCTACTTCATCAAAGAAAGGGAAACGATCAGACTTCGAGAAGAAACTGGGTGATTTTTTCAAGCACCAGATTGAATCAGATACCTCAGCAGCTTATGGGGATGGATTCAGGGAAGGTAATAAGGCAGTGCTCAAGTACGGTCTCAAGACGACACTTGATCATATGCGGCTTACAGGAACCTTCCCGTGTTAA
- the LOC132621778 gene encoding protein DA1-related 1 isoform X2, with protein sequence MGWLEKIFGGSSHKISGGQYHGGYEGGQYHGGYDGGQYHGGYEDSTIWDGPTTSVDALSDFDKEEIDCAIALSLAEEDQKGKKVIEEDQKAKKEIAEEDQKAKKVIESEPNLEEDKALAKALQESLNMEPPPPSPPRYDYGSLFPPLSYSFPYGYRVCAGCNAEIGHGRYLSCMGAVWHPECFRCQACNQPISDYEFSMSDNRPYHKSCYKEQHHPKCDVCKNFIPTNSAGLIEYRAHPFWLQKYCPSHENDGTPRCCSCERMEPVDARYLILDDGRKLCLECCDSAIMDTHECQPLYLEIQEFYEGLNMKVEQQIPLLLVERQALNEAMEGEKHGHHHMPETRGLCLSEEQTISTISRRPRIGGYRILDMFTEPYRLIRRCEVTAILILYGLPRLLTGSILAHEMMHAWLRLKGYPRLSPEVEEGICQVLAHMWLDSEIIAGSGSSSTSASSSASSSSSSSPSTSSKKGKRSDFEKKLGDFFKHQIESDTSAAYGDGFREGNKAVLKYGLKTTLDHMRLTGTFPC encoded by the exons ATGGGCTGGCTTGAAAAGATATTTGGAGGTTCCTCACACAAGATCTCTGGCGGACAATATCATGGGGGGTATGAGGGTGGGCAATATCACGGGGGCTACGATGGAGGGCAATATCATGGAGGATACGAGGATAGTACAATTTGGGATGGACCAACTACTTCAGTG GATGCATTATCAGATTTTGATAAAGAAGAAATTGATTGTGCCATTGCACTTTCTCTAGCAGAAGAGGATCAGAAAGGAAAAAAAGTAATCG AAGAGGATCAGAAAGCGAAAAAAGAAATCG CAGAAGAGGATCAGAAAGCGAAAAAAGTAATCG AGAGTGAACCCAACTTGGAGGAAGACAAGGCGCTCGCCAAGGCCCTTCAGGAAAGTTTGAATATGGAGCCGCCTCCACCATCACCACCTCGATATGATTATGGAAGTCTCTTTCCACCACTctcatactcatttccatatgGGTATAG GGTTTGTGCCGGTTGCAATGCTGAAATTGGTCATGGAAGATATTTAAGTTGCATGGGAGCTGTTTGGCATCCAGAGTGTTTCCGTTGTCAAGCTTGCAATCAACCAATTTCTGActatgag TTTTCGATGTCAGATAACCGTCCTTACCATAAATCATGCTACAAAGAACAGCATCACCCAAAATGTGATGTTTGCAAGAACTTT ATTCCAACAAATTCGGCTGGTCTAATTGAATATAGGGCTCATCCTTTCTGGCTTCAGAAGTATTGCCCATCACATGAAAATGATGGGACACCTCGTTGCTGCAGTTGTGAGAGAATGGAG CCCGTAGATGCCAGATATCTGATACTTGATGATGGTAGGAAGCTGTGTCTAGAGTGCTGTGACTCTGCGATAATGGACACTCATGAATGTCAACCCCTTTATCTCGAGATACAAGAATTTTATGAAGGTTTAAATATGAAAGTTGAGCAGCAAATTCCTTTGCTTCTAGTTGAAAGACAAGCATTAAATGAAGCTATGGAAGGAGAAAAGCAT GGTCATCATCACATGCCTGAGACTCGAGGACTCTGCCTGTCTGAAGAACAGACCATTAGCACT ATTTCAAGGCGGCCAAGGATTGGTGGTTATCGGATTTTGGATATGTTTACAGAACCTTACAGGTTAATTCGACGATGTGAAGTGACAGCTATTCTGATCTTGTACGGTCTTCCTAG GTTGTTGACTGGTTCAATTTTGGCTCATGAAATGATGCATGCATGGTTGAGACTTAAAG GTTATCCGAGGTTAAGTCCAGAAGTTGAAGAAGGTATATGCCAAGTATTAGCTCACATGTGGTTGGACTCTGAAATTATAGCTGGTTCTGGTAGTAGTTCAACTTCTGCATCTTCATCTGCATCCTCGTCGTCCTCTTCGTCACCATCTACTTCATCAAAGAAAGGGAAACGATCAGACTTCGAGAAGAAACTGGGTGATTTTTTCAAGCACCAGATTGAATCAGATACCTCAGCAGCTTATGGGGATGGATTCAGGGAAGGTAATAAGGCAGTGCTCAAGTACGGTCTCAAGACGACACTTGATCATATGCGGCTTACAGGAACCTTCCCGTGTTAA
- the LOC132621778 gene encoding protein DA1-related 1 isoform X5 encodes MGWLEKIFGGSSHKISGGQYHGGYEGGQYHGGYDGGQYHGGYEDSTIWDGPTTSVDALSDFDKEEIDCAIALSLAEEDQKGKKVIAEEDQKAKKEIESEPNLEEDKALAKALQESLNMEPPPPSPPRYDYGSLFPPLSYSFPYGYRVCAGCNAEIGHGRYLSCMGAVWHPECFRCQACNQPISDYEFSMSDNRPYHKSCYKEQHHPKCDVCKNFIPTNSAGLIEYRAHPFWLQKYCPSHENDGTPRCCSCERMEPVDARYLILDDGRKLCLECCDSAIMDTHECQPLYLEIQEFYEGLNMKVEQQIPLLLVERQALNEAMEGEKHGHHHMPETRGLCLSEEQTISTISRRPRIGGYRILDMFTEPYRLIRRCEVTAILILYGLPRLLTGSILAHEMMHAWLRLKGYPRLSPEVEEGICQVLAHMWLDSEIIAGSGSSSTSASSSASSSSSSSPSTSSKKGKRSDFEKKLGDFFKHQIESDTSAAYGDGFREGNKAVLKYGLKTTLDHMRLTGTFPC; translated from the exons ATGGGCTGGCTTGAAAAGATATTTGGAGGTTCCTCACACAAGATCTCTGGCGGACAATATCATGGGGGGTATGAGGGTGGGCAATATCACGGGGGCTACGATGGAGGGCAATATCATGGAGGATACGAGGATAGTACAATTTGGGATGGACCAACTACTTCAGTG GATGCATTATCAGATTTTGATAAAGAAGAAATTGATTGTGCCATTGCACTTTCTCTAGCAGAAGAGGATCAGAAAGGAAAAAAAGTAATCG CAGAAGAGGATCAGAAAGCGAAAAAAGAAATCG AGAGTGAACCCAACTTGGAGGAAGACAAGGCGCTCGCCAAGGCCCTTCAGGAAAGTTTGAATATGGAGCCGCCTCCACCATCACCACCTCGATATGATTATGGAAGTCTCTTTCCACCACTctcatactcatttccatatgGGTATAG GGTTTGTGCCGGTTGCAATGCTGAAATTGGTCATGGAAGATATTTAAGTTGCATGGGAGCTGTTTGGCATCCAGAGTGTTTCCGTTGTCAAGCTTGCAATCAACCAATTTCTGActatgag TTTTCGATGTCAGATAACCGTCCTTACCATAAATCATGCTACAAAGAACAGCATCACCCAAAATGTGATGTTTGCAAGAACTTT ATTCCAACAAATTCGGCTGGTCTAATTGAATATAGGGCTCATCCTTTCTGGCTTCAGAAGTATTGCCCATCACATGAAAATGATGGGACACCTCGTTGCTGCAGTTGTGAGAGAATGGAG CCCGTAGATGCCAGATATCTGATACTTGATGATGGTAGGAAGCTGTGTCTAGAGTGCTGTGACTCTGCGATAATGGACACTCATGAATGTCAACCCCTTTATCTCGAGATACAAGAATTTTATGAAGGTTTAAATATGAAAGTTGAGCAGCAAATTCCTTTGCTTCTAGTTGAAAGACAAGCATTAAATGAAGCTATGGAAGGAGAAAAGCAT GGTCATCATCACATGCCTGAGACTCGAGGACTCTGCCTGTCTGAAGAACAGACCATTAGCACT ATTTCAAGGCGGCCAAGGATTGGTGGTTATCGGATTTTGGATATGTTTACAGAACCTTACAGGTTAATTCGACGATGTGAAGTGACAGCTATTCTGATCTTGTACGGTCTTCCTAG GTTGTTGACTGGTTCAATTTTGGCTCATGAAATGATGCATGCATGGTTGAGACTTAAAG GTTATCCGAGGTTAAGTCCAGAAGTTGAAGAAGGTATATGCCAAGTATTAGCTCACATGTGGTTGGACTCTGAAATTATAGCTGGTTCTGGTAGTAGTTCAACTTCTGCATCTTCATCTGCATCCTCGTCGTCCTCTTCGTCACCATCTACTTCATCAAAGAAAGGGAAACGATCAGACTTCGAGAAGAAACTGGGTGATTTTTTCAAGCACCAGATTGAATCAGATACCTCAGCAGCTTATGGGGATGGATTCAGGGAAGGTAATAAGGCAGTGCTCAAGTACGGTCTCAAGACGACACTTGATCATATGCGGCTTACAGGAACCTTCCCGTGTTAA
- the LOC132621778 gene encoding protein DA1-related 1 isoform X3 — protein MGWLEKIFGGSSHKISGGQYHGGYEGGQYHGGYDGGQYHGGYEDSTIWDGPTTSVDALSDFDKEEIDCAIALSLAEEDQKGKKVIAEEDQKAKKEIEEDQKAKKVIESEPNLEEDKALAKALQESLNMEPPPPSPPRYDYGSLFPPLSYSFPYGYRVCAGCNAEIGHGRYLSCMGAVWHPECFRCQACNQPISDYEFSMSDNRPYHKSCYKEQHHPKCDVCKNFIPTNSAGLIEYRAHPFWLQKYCPSHENDGTPRCCSCERMEPVDARYLILDDGRKLCLECCDSAIMDTHECQPLYLEIQEFYEGLNMKVEQQIPLLLVERQALNEAMEGEKHGHHHMPETRGLCLSEEQTISTISRRPRIGGYRILDMFTEPYRLIRRCEVTAILILYGLPRLLTGSILAHEMMHAWLRLKGYPRLSPEVEEGICQVLAHMWLDSEIIAGSGSSSTSASSSASSSSSSSPSTSSKKGKRSDFEKKLGDFFKHQIESDTSAAYGDGFREGNKAVLKYGLKTTLDHMRLTGTFPC, from the exons ATGGGCTGGCTTGAAAAGATATTTGGAGGTTCCTCACACAAGATCTCTGGCGGACAATATCATGGGGGGTATGAGGGTGGGCAATATCACGGGGGCTACGATGGAGGGCAATATCATGGAGGATACGAGGATAGTACAATTTGGGATGGACCAACTACTTCAGTG GATGCATTATCAGATTTTGATAAAGAAGAAATTGATTGTGCCATTGCACTTTCTCTAGCAGAAGAGGATCAGAAAGGAAAAAAAGTAATCG CAGAAGAGGATCAGAAAGCGAAAAAAGAAATCG AAGAGGATCAGAAAGCGAAAAAAGTAATCG AGAGTGAACCCAACTTGGAGGAAGACAAGGCGCTCGCCAAGGCCCTTCAGGAAAGTTTGAATATGGAGCCGCCTCCACCATCACCACCTCGATATGATTATGGAAGTCTCTTTCCACCACTctcatactcatttccatatgGGTATAG GGTTTGTGCCGGTTGCAATGCTGAAATTGGTCATGGAAGATATTTAAGTTGCATGGGAGCTGTTTGGCATCCAGAGTGTTTCCGTTGTCAAGCTTGCAATCAACCAATTTCTGActatgag TTTTCGATGTCAGATAACCGTCCTTACCATAAATCATGCTACAAAGAACAGCATCACCCAAAATGTGATGTTTGCAAGAACTTT ATTCCAACAAATTCGGCTGGTCTAATTGAATATAGGGCTCATCCTTTCTGGCTTCAGAAGTATTGCCCATCACATGAAAATGATGGGACACCTCGTTGCTGCAGTTGTGAGAGAATGGAG CCCGTAGATGCCAGATATCTGATACTTGATGATGGTAGGAAGCTGTGTCTAGAGTGCTGTGACTCTGCGATAATGGACACTCATGAATGTCAACCCCTTTATCTCGAGATACAAGAATTTTATGAAGGTTTAAATATGAAAGTTGAGCAGCAAATTCCTTTGCTTCTAGTTGAAAGACAAGCATTAAATGAAGCTATGGAAGGAGAAAAGCAT GGTCATCATCACATGCCTGAGACTCGAGGACTCTGCCTGTCTGAAGAACAGACCATTAGCACT ATTTCAAGGCGGCCAAGGATTGGTGGTTATCGGATTTTGGATATGTTTACAGAACCTTACAGGTTAATTCGACGATGTGAAGTGACAGCTATTCTGATCTTGTACGGTCTTCCTAG GTTGTTGACTGGTTCAATTTTGGCTCATGAAATGATGCATGCATGGTTGAGACTTAAAG GTTATCCGAGGTTAAGTCCAGAAGTTGAAGAAGGTATATGCCAAGTATTAGCTCACATGTGGTTGGACTCTGAAATTATAGCTGGTTCTGGTAGTAGTTCAACTTCTGCATCTTCATCTGCATCCTCGTCGTCCTCTTCGTCACCATCTACTTCATCAAAGAAAGGGAAACGATCAGACTTCGAGAAGAAACTGGGTGATTTTTTCAAGCACCAGATTGAATCAGATACCTCAGCAGCTTATGGGGATGGATTCAGGGAAGGTAATAAGGCAGTGCTCAAGTACGGTCTCAAGACGACACTTGATCATATGCGGCTTACAGGAACCTTCCCGTGTTAA